The following are from one region of the Hemiscyllium ocellatum isolate sHemOce1 chromosome 26, sHemOce1.pat.X.cur, whole genome shotgun sequence genome:
- the rbm15 gene encoding RNA-binding protein 15, whose protein sequence is MKEKDVSPKTGGKRGEERRGGHHQQPRKMGNNHNSINRNNKNHGNAKRARNISGKRTNNRDYDVYPPNRTTNNLSLSSASSRTSRAERQPAEYKTLKISNLGSQLSDGAIEDGLFHEFKKFGDVSVKISRDGDERVALVNFRHSEDAKAARHAKGRLVLHDRPLKIETVYPPPKGRSYSPEMDGYSAPGVQGNRHRQRSLSPTGLGYREHRTQQRSSLGRQLPPPPPPPPPPPPQRDLERERDYAFYEGRARAAYTLDRTTFREDEILPEDDKRANRTLFIGNLDPSVSQNDLLLAFERFGVILEVDIKRPPRGQGNSYGFLKFENLDMAHRAKIAMSGKVIGRNPIKIGYGKATPTTRLWVGGLGAWVPVAGLAREFDRFGTIRSIDYRKGDNWAYIQYESLDAAQAACTQMRGFPLGGPDRRLRVDFADTEHRYPQQYLQALPLPPFDLIGDGLLPRGAECLRGRERNSPPMHYRERELFPGNDWHVLSVRERNRNSHEQFDHLDREVRDSWSLERGRDHILQNWDQRRKRRGPPDARPTDCSPSNDRSRKRRCISPDRSPGNSSRDGGRHSDSDRDVKNERYSPSRDRCNSTEKIPCGKHEIKTVNVNEKDKDRKHRTTECASPTRSKTKSDSSNAKASDGFREYERKLNVAWHGMLVLKNSSFSTNMHFLEGDLGVAANLLMDVSTGGKVTQLKITQRLRLDQPKLDEVTRRIKASGTNGYCVLLAVPALSSMENAEGMSASIEQATSPQRPLRNLVSYLKQKQAAGVISLPVGGSKEKDHTGVLHAFPPCDFSQQYLQTSARTLAKSEEDCLVIIIVRGTA, encoded by the coding sequence ATGAAGGAGAAAGACGTGTCGCCTAAGACTGGCGGAAAACGCGGTGAGGAAAGGCGAGGCGGCCATCACCAACAACCGAGGAAAATGGGGAATAACCACAACAGCATCAACAGGAACAACAAAAACCATGGCAATGCCAAGAGGGCTCGCAACATTAGCGGCAAAAGGACCAACAACCGAGACTATGATGTTTACCCTCCCAACCGGACTACTAATAATTTGAGTCTTTCTTCTGCTTCTTCAAGGACAAGTAGGGCTGAGAGGCAGCCTGCTGAATACAAAACCCTGAAGATCAGCAATTTGGGTTCCCAGTTGAGTGACGGTGCCATCGAGGATGGCCTTTTCCACGAGTTTAAGAAGTTTGGGGATGTCAGTGTGAAGATTTCCAGGGATGGGGATGAAAGAGTGGCTCTGGTGAATTTCAGACATTCTGAGGATGCTAAGGCTGCTAGACATGCCAAGGGCAGATTGGTGCTGCATGATCGCCCTCTGAAAATTGAAACAGTTTATCCTCCTCCAAAAGGAAGAAGTTACTCCCCTGAAATGGATGGATATTCTGCACCAGGTGTTCAAGGCAACCGTCACAGGCAAAGGTCTCTGTCCCCTACTGGACTTGGTTACAGAGAGCATAGAACTCAGCAACGCAGTTCTTTAGGGCGTCagttaccaccaccaccaccaccacctccccctcctccacctcaGAGGGATTTGGAAAGAGAGCGGGATTATGCCTTTTATGAAGGTCGGGCACGTGCGGCTTACACACTCGATAGAACCACATTCAGGGAGGATGAAATCTTGCCAGAAGATGATAAAAGAGCTAACAGGACGTTGTTTATTGGTAATTTGGACCCTTCAGTGTCACAAAATGATCTTCTGTTAGCGTTTGAAAGGTTTGGCGTTATCTTGGAGGTGGATATCAAACGGCCACCCCGTGGGCAAGGAAATTCTTATGGCTTCCTGAAATTTGAAAACTTGGACATGGCCCATCGAGCGAAGATAGCAATGTCAGGAAAAGTGATTGGACGAAATCCCATCAAAATTGGATATGGGAAAGCAACCCCTACCACCCGATTGTGGGTTGGAGGATTGGGTGCCTGGGTTCCTGTAGCTGGCCTTGCAAGGGAATTTGATCGATTTGGAACCATAAGATCAATTGACTACAGAAAGGGGGACAATTGGGCCTACATTCAATATGAAAGCTTGGATGCTGCACAAGCTGCATGTACTCAGATGCGTGGCTTTCCCTTGGGTGGACCAGATCGACGTCTAAGAGTTGACTTTGCAGATACAGAACATCGTTATCCTCAACAATATCTACAAGCCTTGCCTTTACCTCCTTTTGATTTGATTGGAGATGGCCTTCTTCCTCGCGGTGCAGAGTGTTTAAGGGGTAGGGAAAGAAATTCTCCTCCAAtgcattacagagaaagggagcttTTCCCAGGCAATGATTGGCATGTCCTTTCTGTCCGTGAAAGAAACAGAAATAGCCACGAACAGTTCGATCATCTTGATCGTGAAGTCAGGGACAGCTGGTCTCTTGAACGTGGGCGTGACCATATTTTGCAAAATTGGGAccaaagaagaaaaagaagaggCCCTCCAGATGCACGCCCAACTGATTGTTCTCCAAGCAATGACCGCTCCAGAAAACGACGATGCATTTCCCCTGATCGCAGCCCAGGTAATAGCAGTCGTGATGGTGGGCGCCACAGTGATTCAGACCGCGATGTTAAGAATGAGCGGTATTCACCCAGCAGAGATCGTTGTAATAGCACAGAGAAAATTCCATGTGGTAAACATGAGATCAAAACTGTCAATGTGAATGAAAAGGATAAAGACCGCAAACATAGAACTACAGAATGTGCAAGTCCCACAAGGAGCAAGACAAAATCTGATTCCAGCAATGCCAAAGCATCTGATGGTTTTCGGGAATATGAACGTAAATTAAACGTAGCCTGGCATGGAATGCTAGTTCTGAAGAATAGTTCTTTCTCCACAAACATGCACTTCCTTGAGGGTGATCTCGGTGTTGCAGCCAACTTACTAATGGATGTCTCAACTGGTGGAAAAGTCACTCAGCTAAAAATCACTCAGCGCTTACGACTAGATCAGCCTAAATTGGATGAGGTAACAAGACGCATCAAGGCATCAGGCACAAATGGTTATTGTGTCCTATTGGCTGTACCAGCATTGAGCAGCATGGAAAATGCAGAAGGAATGTCTGCTTCTATAGAGCAAGCCACTTCACCACAGAGACCACTGAGGAACCTGGTGTCCTATCTAAAACAAAAGCAGGCAGCTGGTGTCATTAGCCTGCCTGTTGGAGGAAGCAAAGAGAAAGACCACACTGGTGTGCTTCATGCTTTCCCTCCTTGTGATTTTTCTCAACAGTATCTGCAAACCTCTGCTCGAACCCTGGCCAAATCTGAAGAAGACTGTCTAGTTATAATAATTGTACGTGGTACGGCTTAG